In a genomic window of Mycolicibacter heraklionensis:
- the trxB gene encoding thioredoxin-disulfide reductase, which yields MSETPSTHDVIIIGSGPAGYTAAIYAARAQLAPLVFEGTAFGGALMTTTEVENFPGFRNGIMGPELMDEMREQALRFGADLRMEDIESVELDGPVKTVVTADGETHRARAVILAMGAAARYLNIPGEQELLGRGVSSCATCDGFFFRDQDIAVIGGGDSAMEEATSLTRFARSVTLVHRREEFRASKIMLKRARENDKIRFLTNSVPVAVEGEATVTGLRVRDTKTDAETTLPVTGVFVAIGHDPRSALVRGAVDLDPDGYVLVEQPSSRTSLEGVFAAGDLVDRTYRQAITAAGTGCAAAIDAERWLAESEDAADTADVHDTGTETLMGAPR from the coding sequence ATGTCTGAGACACCATCCACCCACGATGTGATCATCATCGGCTCCGGCCCGGCCGGGTACACCGCCGCCATCTACGCCGCCCGGGCACAACTGGCCCCGCTGGTGTTCGAGGGAACCGCGTTCGGCGGCGCGCTGATGACCACCACCGAGGTGGAGAACTTCCCCGGCTTCCGCAACGGCATCATGGGCCCGGAGCTGATGGATGAGATGCGCGAGCAGGCGTTGCGCTTCGGTGCTGACCTGCGCATGGAGGACATCGAATCGGTGGAGCTGGACGGGCCGGTCAAGACCGTCGTCACCGCCGACGGCGAGACGCACCGGGCCCGGGCGGTCATCTTGGCCATGGGCGCCGCGGCCCGCTACCTGAACATCCCCGGTGAGCAGGAACTGCTCGGCCGCGGGGTGAGCTCATGTGCCACCTGCGACGGGTTCTTCTTCCGTGACCAGGACATCGCGGTGATCGGCGGCGGCGACTCCGCCATGGAGGAGGCCACCTCCTTGACCCGCTTCGCCCGCAGCGTGACCCTGGTGCACCGCCGCGAAGAGTTCCGCGCCTCGAAGATCATGTTGAAGCGGGCCCGCGAGAACGACAAGATCCGGTTCCTCACCAATAGCGTGCCGGTGGCGGTGGAGGGCGAGGCGACGGTGACCGGGCTGCGGGTGCGTGACACCAAGACCGACGCGGAAACCACCCTGCCGGTGACCGGCGTGTTCGTCGCGATCGGCCACGACCCGCGCTCGGCGCTGGTGCGCGGAGCCGTCGACCTGGACCCGGACGGCTACGTGTTGGTCGAGCAGCCGAGCTCCCGCACCTCGTTGGAGGGGGTATTCGCGGCCGGCGACCTGGTGGACCGCACCTACCGGCAGGCGATCACCGCCGCCGGGACCGGCTGCGCGGCCGCCATCGACGCCGAACGCTGGCTGGCAGAATCCGAAGATGCGGCCGACACCGCCGACGTCCACGACACCGGTACCGAAACCTTGATGGGAGCACCCCGATGA
- the trxA gene encoding thioredoxin, which produces MTDHATVTVSDATFAADVLASSKPVLVDFWATWCGPCKMVAPVLEEIAAEQADQLTVAKLDVDANPDTARDFNVVSIPTLILFKDGQPVKRIVGAKGKAALLRELADAT; this is translated from the coding sequence ATGACCGACCACGCCACGGTGACCGTCTCCGACGCCACCTTCGCCGCCGACGTCCTGGCCAGCAGCAAGCCCGTGCTGGTGGACTTCTGGGCGACCTGGTGCGGCCCCTGCAAGATGGTGGCCCCGGTGCTCGAGGAGATCGCCGCCGAGCAGGCTGACCAGCTCACCGTCGCCAAGCTCGACGTGGACGCCAACCCGGACACCGCGCGGGACTTCAACGTGGTCTCCATCCCCACCCTGATCCTGTTCAAGGACGGTCAGCCGGTGAAGCGGATCGTCGGCGCCAAGGGCAAAGCGGCCCTGCTGCGCGAGCTCGCCGACGCCACCTAG